The following proteins are encoded in a genomic region of Entelurus aequoreus isolate RoL-2023_Sb linkage group LG01, RoL_Eaeq_v1.1, whole genome shotgun sequence:
- the LOC133657584 gene encoding ly6/PLAUR domain-containing protein 6-like has protein sequence MEFWPTLAQILLMSNLADRPQMVQMRDFSMKDIIQLHPSTTPHPGGFKCFTCQDAADNYECNRWAPDVYCPQDSRYCYTTHVMDRHGNSISVTKRCVTPEACLLTGCADVHDGGHQVCSSCCQGNICNVSLPRNHSAALFSSTSPLASAAAARRHAQTPSDVIIIGVLALGCR, from the exons ATGGAGTTCTGGCCGACCCTGGCCCAGATCCTGCTGATGAGCAACCTCGCGGACCGGCCGCAAATGGTGCAGATGCGGGATTTCAGCATGAAGGACATCATTCAGCTGCACCCTTCAA caacgcctCATCCTGGAGGATTCAAGTGCTTCACATGTCAAGATGCTGCAGATAACTACGAGTGTAACCGCTGGGCACCGGACGTGTATTGTCCACAAG ACAGCAGGTACTGTTACACCACCCATGTGATGGATCGCCATGGCAACAGCATCTCCGTGACCAAGCGATGTGTCACCCCGGAGGCGTGTCTGTTGACGGGCTGTGCTGACGTCCATGACGGAGGCCACCAG GTGTGCTCGTCCTGCTGCCAGGGGAACATTTGCAACGTGTCGCTTCCCAGAAACCACAGCGCCGCCCTTTTTTCCTCCACATCCCCTCTGGCCAGCGCGGCGGCCGCGCGACGTCACGCACAGACACCGAGTGACGTCATCATCATTGGCGTCCTTGCACTAGGATGTCGATGA